A region of Allocoleopsis franciscana PCC 7113 DNA encodes the following proteins:
- a CDS encoding tetratricopeptide repeat protein, producing MNAHAFVNQEDQNRQWLPMPRQERRLVSVQRISGKGCQPSDQSLRASAHRKAKRGDYMGAIALLTQLITRHPKQAIDYNNRGLIYFQSGQGEKALADYNKALQLNPELDNAYNNRANYYASNGKLAEALTDYETALDLNPGNTRTWINQAITFRELGLYDLALENLDMALMLGGLEENIYAERGRTYHLRGDWNCAIADYQRALCAMTASGFVGRLYRNVESWMNELFKPLSA from the coding sequence ATGAACGCTCATGCTTTTGTAAACCAGGAAGACCAAAATAGACAATGGCTCCCCATGCCTCGTCAAGAAAGGCGTTTGGTTTCAGTCCAACGGATATCGGGGAAAGGTTGTCAACCCTCTGATCAAAGCTTACGCGCCTCTGCACATCGCAAAGCGAAACGGGGAGATTACATGGGTGCGATCGCCTTACTCACCCAGTTAATCACACGTCACCCCAAACAGGCCATTGACTACAACAACCGGGGGTTAATTTACTTCCAAAGTGGTCAAGGAGAAAAAGCATTGGCTGATTATAACAAGGCTCTGCAACTAAATCCCGAATTGGATAATGCTTACAACAATCGCGCTAATTACTATGCCTCGAATGGCAAACTAGCAGAAGCTCTCACCGATTATGAAACAGCCCTTGATTTGAATCCGGGCAATACTCGCACTTGGATTAATCAAGCGATCACGTTCCGCGAACTGGGGCTATATGACTTAGCTCTAGAAAACCTGGATATGGCTTTAATGCTGGGAGGTTTGGAAGAGAATATCTATGCCGAACGAGGACGCACTTACCATTTGCGCGGCGACTGGAATTGTGCTATTGCCGACTATCAGCGTGCCCTGTGTGCGATGACAGCATCTGGTTTTGTGGGTCGTTTGTATCGGAATGTGGAAAGCTGGATGAATGAGCTATTCAAACCGCTTAGTGCTTAA
- a CDS encoding slr1601 family putative cell division protein: MNAFQPPTPTQQPVETPRMAHRTQRRQRRHSHQAVAGETTARLVVNLVLCTAAIAGLVKLLPFHLSQQAKLREVRTEVKRTEERVKGLRADFGRTFDSRQSKSVMQEQSYRVDENQHPVVLQDQTPKEDNY; encoded by the coding sequence ATGAACGCATTCCAACCGCCTACACCCACTCAGCAACCTGTAGAAACCCCTCGGATGGCTCATCGGACTCAACGCCGTCAGCGCCGTCACTCTCATCAAGCTGTTGCCGGTGAAACGACCGCTAGGTTGGTTGTTAATTTGGTGCTATGTACCGCTGCCATCGCCGGATTGGTAAAGCTGTTGCCTTTTCACCTGTCACAGCAAGCCAAGCTGCGAGAAGTGCGAACAGAAGTGAAGCGTACAGAGGAACGGGTTAAGGGCTTACGTGCCGACTTTGGTCGCACATTTGACTCTAGACAAAGCAAGAGCGTCATGCAAGAACAAAGTTATCGAGTTGATGAAAATCAGCATCCGGTTGTCTTACAAGATCAAACCCCCAAGGAAGATAATTATTAG
- the psaM gene encoding photosystem I reaction center subunit XII: protein MALSDTQVYVALVVALIPGILAFRLATELYK, encoded by the coding sequence ATGGCATTATCAGATACCCAAGTTTACGTGGCTCTTGTTGTAGCCTTGATCCCCGGAATCTTGGCCTTCCGGTTGGCGACGGAACTCTACAAGTAG
- a CDS encoding TerC family protein, translating into MLDQIFNSPFDVGLEAPVVLLILIALEAVLSADNAIALAAIAAGLEDPKLQRNALNLGLVGAYILRITLILTATWVVQFWQFEVLGAAYLLWLVFEHFTSEEDDEHHHHGPRFTSLWQTIPIIAVTDLAFSLDSVTTAIAISDKTWLVITGGTIGVITLRFMAGLFIRWLKEYVYLEDAGYITVGFVGLRLLVRAIKPELVPPEWLMVAAIALVFMWGFSKRTEVELPTEEEKVELPTQNEFKEAEEVTEVR; encoded by the coding sequence ATGCTAGACCAAATTTTTAACTCCCCTTTCGATGTTGGACTAGAAGCTCCAGTGGTGCTGCTGATTTTAATTGCCCTAGAGGCAGTACTCAGCGCGGATAATGCGATCGCCTTAGCCGCGATTGCCGCCGGGTTAGAAGATCCCAAGCTTCAGCGTAATGCCCTCAACTTGGGCTTAGTAGGAGCCTACATCCTACGAATTACCCTGATTCTCACAGCGACTTGGGTCGTGCAATTCTGGCAGTTTGAAGTCCTGGGAGCCGCTTATCTACTCTGGTTGGTTTTCGAGCATTTCACCTCTGAGGAGGATGACGAACATCACCATCATGGGCCTCGATTTACCTCGCTGTGGCAGACTATTCCAATTATTGCTGTAACCGATTTGGCATTTTCTCTGGATAGCGTCACCACGGCGATTGCCATCTCAGATAAGACCTGGCTCGTAATTACCGGTGGCACGATTGGTGTGATTACCCTACGGTTCATGGCAGGGTTATTCATCCGTTGGCTCAAAGAATACGTCTATCTTGAGGATGCTGGTTACATTACCGTTGGGTTTGTCGGGTTGCGCCTTTTGGTCAGAGCGATTAAACCGGAATTGGTTCCCCCTGAATGGTTGATGGTTGCCGCGATCGCGTTGGTGTTTATGTGGGGATTTTCCAAGCGCACCGAGGTTGAGTTGCCCACAGAAGAGGAGAAGGTGGAATTACCAACCCAGAATGAGTTTAAGGAAGCTGAAGAGGTCACT